Proteins found in one Streptomyces sp. NBC_00461 genomic segment:
- a CDS encoding thioredoxin family protein yields the protein MIGAVGVAAVTDADFETEVMHSDLPVLVEFTADWCPPCRQMGPVLSALAAEEGERLKVVQLDVDTNPETTNAYRVLSMPTFMVFRGGRPVKSMVGARPKRRLLEELADVL from the coding sequence GTGATCGGAGCAGTGGGTGTGGCCGCGGTGACGGACGCGGACTTCGAGACGGAGGTGATGCACAGTGATCTGCCGGTCCTCGTGGAGTTCACCGCCGACTGGTGTCCGCCGTGCCGGCAGATGGGACCGGTGCTCAGCGCCCTCGCCGCGGAGGAGGGGGAGCGGCTGAAGGTGGTCCAGCTCGATGTGGACACGAACCCGGAGACCACCAACGCGTACCGGGTCCTGTCGATGCCGACCTTCATGGTCTTCCGCGGTGGCCGGCCGGTGAAGTCGATGGTGGGCGCCAGGCCCAAGCGGCGGCTCCTTGAGGAGCTGGCGGACGTCCTGTGA
- a CDS encoding sensor histidine kinase, with protein sequence MRIPVPRPRSLAGQLFAMQAVLIAVLVAGYALFSYFSDRAQAEDAAARQAMAVSRSIADAPSVVAAIKTPDPTAQLQPYALKVMRDADVDFVTIMNPKGIRWTHPNKDEIGKHFVGTIGPALHGKSFTETYTGTLGASVRAVTPVYDGTRIVGLVSAGIKVQAISKQAQGQVSALLGVAAGALALGAVGTYVVNARLRRHTHGMNAAELSHMHDYHEAALHAVREGLLMLDGQYRVALVNDGAQELLGVPSQEDVVGRSVAELGLPAPLTGALLASEPRVDEVLLTADRVLVVNTSPVSGGERRGTVVTLRDVTELQSLMGELDSERGFTQALRSQAHEAANRLHTVVSLIELGRAEEAVDFATAELELAQALTDQVVAAVSEPVLAALLLGKTAQANERGVELVVSEDSRLDDGLLPPTLPARDLVTILGNLIDNAVDAAQGSVGARVTVTAYAEDSELVMRVADSGAGVDPAHAELVFQRGFSTKPAGPGGRGLGLALVRQAVARQEGTLTVAEGQEGGAVFEARLPLSAAAPAGAITRTTVRGDV encoded by the coding sequence ATGCGCATCCCCGTCCCGAGACCCCGCAGCCTGGCAGGCCAGCTCTTCGCCATGCAGGCGGTGCTGATAGCGGTGCTCGTGGCCGGATATGCACTGTTCAGCTACTTCAGCGACCGGGCACAGGCCGAGGACGCGGCCGCCCGCCAGGCCATGGCGGTGTCCCGCTCGATCGCGGACGCCCCGTCCGTGGTGGCGGCGATCAAGACCCCGGACCCCACCGCGCAGCTCCAGCCGTACGCGCTGAAGGTGATGCGCGACGCGGACGTCGACTTCGTGACGATCATGAACCCGAAGGGCATCCGCTGGACCCACCCGAACAAGGACGAGATCGGCAAGCACTTCGTCGGCACCATCGGGCCGGCGCTGCACGGCAAGTCCTTCACCGAGACCTACACCGGCACGCTCGGGGCGTCGGTCCGGGCGGTCACTCCCGTCTACGACGGCACGCGGATCGTCGGCCTCGTCAGCGCCGGCATCAAGGTGCAGGCGATCAGCAAGCAGGCGCAGGGCCAGGTGTCGGCCCTGCTCGGGGTGGCGGCCGGCGCCCTCGCGCTGGGCGCGGTCGGCACGTACGTGGTCAACGCCCGCCTGCGCCGTCACACCCACGGCATGAACGCGGCCGAGCTCAGCCATATGCACGACTACCACGAGGCCGCACTGCACGCCGTGCGCGAGGGGCTGCTCATGCTGGACGGACAGTACCGGGTGGCACTGGTCAACGACGGGGCGCAGGAGCTGCTGGGTGTGCCGTCCCAGGAGGACGTGGTGGGCAGGTCGGTCGCGGAGCTCGGTCTGCCCGCCCCGCTGACGGGTGCCCTGCTGGCCTCGGAGCCGCGGGTGGACGAGGTGCTTCTGACGGCGGACCGGGTGCTGGTGGTGAACACCTCGCCGGTGTCCGGCGGGGAGCGGCGCGGGACGGTGGTGACTCTGCGCGACGTCACCGAACTCCAGTCGCTGATGGGCGAGTTGGACTCCGAGCGGGGCTTCACCCAGGCCCTGCGCTCGCAGGCGCACGAGGCGGCGAACCGGCTGCACACGGTGGTGTCCCTGATCGAGCTCGGCCGGGCCGAGGAGGCCGTGGACTTCGCGACGGCCGAGCTGGAGCTCGCCCAGGCGCTGACCGACCAGGTGGTGGCGGCGGTGAGCGAACCGGTGCTGGCGGCGCTGCTGCTCGGCAAGACGGCGCAGGCCAACGAGCGGGGCGTGGAGCTGGTGGTGTCGGAGGACAGCCGCCTCGACGACGGCCTGCTCCCGCCGACCCTGCCGGCCCGCGACCTGGTCACGATCCTCGGCAACCTGATCGACAACGCGGTGGACGCGGCCCAGGGCAGCGTCGGCGCCCGGGTGACGGTGACGGCGTACGCGGAGGACTCCGAGCTGGTGATGCGGGTCGCGGACAGCGGCGCGGGGGTGGATCCCGCCCATGCGGAGCTGGTGTTCCAACGGGGGTTCTCGACGAAGCCGGCCGGCCCCGGCGGGCGCGGTCTGGGCCTCGCCCTGGTACGACAGGCGGTGGCCCGGCAGGAGGGCACGCTGACGGTGGCGGAGGGCCAGGAGGGCGGCGCGGTCTTCGAGGCCCGGCTGCCCCTGAGTGCCGCCGCCCCGGCCGGCGCGATCACGCGCACCACGGTGAGAGGTGACGTATGA
- a CDS encoding response regulator encodes MTTEQPVQPIRVLVVEDDPVAADAHVMYVGRVPGFVAVGKAHTGAEARRLLDRTPVDLLLLDLHLPDVHGLQFARSLRAAGHHADVIAVTSARDLTVVREGVSLGVVQYVLKPFTFATLRDRLVRYAEFHAAVGEASGQDEVDRALASLRAPSPAALPKGLSSPTLERVTVALRDCGAGLTAAALAEAVGISRITARRYLEHLVDAGRAARNPQYGTVGRPELQYRWVRDERGDRGDERRR; translated from the coding sequence ATGACGACCGAGCAGCCCGTCCAGCCCATCCGCGTCCTGGTCGTGGAGGACGATCCGGTGGCCGCGGACGCGCATGTCATGTACGTCGGCCGGGTGCCGGGGTTCGTGGCCGTGGGCAAGGCGCACACGGGGGCGGAGGCGCGGCGTCTGCTGGACCGTACGCCGGTGGATCTGCTGTTGCTGGATCTGCATCTGCCGGATGTGCACGGGTTGCAGTTCGCGCGGTCGCTGAGGGCGGCCGGGCATCACGCGGACGTGATCGCGGTGACGTCGGCGCGGGATCTGACCGTGGTGCGGGAGGGGGTGTCGCTGGGGGTGGTGCAGTACGTGCTGAAGCCGTTCACCTTCGCGACGCTGCGGGACCGGCTGGTGCGGTACGCGGAGTTCCATGCGGCGGTGGGTGAGGCGAGCGGGCAGGACGAGGTGGACCGGGCGCTGGCCTCGCTGCGGGCGCCGTCGCCCGCGGCGCTGCCCAAGGGACTGAGCTCGCCGACGCTGGAGCGGGTGACGGTGGCGCTGCGGGACTGCGGAGCGGGGCTGACGGCCGCGGCGCTGGCGGAGGCGGTGGGAATCTCCAGGATCACGGCCCGGCGGTATCTGGAGCATCTGGTGGACGCGGGACGCGCGGCCCGCAATCCGCAGTACGGGACCGTGGGGCGCCCGGAGTTGCAGTATCGGTGGGTTCGTGACGAACGGGGCGACCGGGGTGACGAGCGAAGACGTTAG
- a CDS encoding AAA family ATPase → MGQPDEVEILSTDEYKRRYGAEREPSPLSLERVNELFHEFLMAVARPKRSDADGSRDLAKRLREHLGSAPTDRPVVKSAYAPFDLPNVHLALERWFAADGRSYELVGMRGAQHHGDLTLGDIIEAADRYDRFVIGAVDYAHLPVSPDRELACVSCGFYLGAEGDERFAVLLRGPQDAYGRNKVELEVLARDKEFADRLLAGIDALVREHNVFRGQVLSFEGSQFGHGLGPFRFHRRPGLTRDDIVLPAGLLERVERQVVGVARRREQLRAAGQHLRRGLLLYGPPGTGKTHTIRYLLSHLPQFTVVVLSGESIDAIGPACALARMLQPALVVLEDCDLIAEARDYGNGEQPLLFQVLNEMDGLGDDADVAFLLTTNRADLLEPALIQRPGRVDLAVEIPLPDAEGRAALLALYGAGLGLGQDVADEVVARTEGTTASFTKELVRRSVLIAAERESPRTEPSDIREALDELMSDRDRLTRRLLGVRNASEDEEDEEEGDEDYDGRGHGGPPSGEWLLGPRPGRAPR, encoded by the coding sequence ATGGGGCAGCCCGACGAGGTGGAGATCCTCAGCACGGACGAGTACAAGAGGCGGTACGGCGCGGAGCGCGAGCCCTCGCCCCTGTCGCTTGAGCGGGTCAACGAACTGTTCCACGAGTTCCTTATGGCGGTCGCGCGCCCGAAGCGCAGTGACGCCGACGGCAGCCGCGACCTCGCCAAGCGGCTGCGCGAACACCTGGGTTCGGCGCCGACCGACCGCCCGGTGGTCAAGTCCGCGTACGCGCCGTTCGACCTGCCCAACGTCCATCTCGCGCTGGAGCGCTGGTTCGCCGCGGACGGCCGGTCCTACGAACTGGTCGGCATGCGCGGCGCCCAGCACCACGGCGATCTCACCCTCGGCGACATCATCGAGGCCGCCGACCGCTACGACCGCTTCGTGATCGGCGCCGTCGACTACGCCCATCTGCCGGTCTCGCCCGACCGGGAACTGGCCTGCGTCTCCTGCGGGTTCTATCTCGGAGCGGAGGGCGACGAGCGTTTCGCCGTACTCCTGCGCGGCCCGCAGGACGCGTACGGACGCAACAAGGTCGAGCTCGAAGTCCTCGCCCGCGACAAGGAGTTCGCGGACCGGCTGCTCGCCGGGATCGACGCCCTCGTGCGCGAGCACAACGTCTTCCGCGGTCAGGTGCTCTCCTTCGAGGGCTCGCAGTTCGGCCACGGCCTCGGCCCGTTCCGCTTCCACCGCCGCCCCGGCCTGACCCGTGACGACATCGTGCTGCCGGCCGGGCTCCTGGAGCGGGTGGAGCGGCAGGTCGTGGGGGTGGCGCGCCGCCGCGAGCAGCTGCGCGCCGCGGGCCAGCACCTGCGCCGGGGACTCCTCCTCTACGGTCCTCCCGGCACCGGCAAGACCCACACGATCCGCTATCTCCTCTCCCACCTTCCGCAGTTCACGGTCGTCGTCCTGTCCGGCGAGAGCATCGACGCCATCGGCCCGGCGTGCGCCCTGGCCCGTATGCTCCAGCCCGCACTCGTCGTCCTGGAGGACTGCGACCTGATCGCCGAGGCCCGCGACTACGGCAACGGCGAACAGCCCCTGCTCTTCCAGGTCCTGAACGAGATGGACGGCCTCGGCGACGACGCCGACGTCGCCTTCCTGCTCACCACCAACCGCGCCGACCTGCTGGAACCGGCCCTGATCCAGCGCCCGGGCCGCGTGGACCTCGCCGTGGAGATCCCGCTGCCGGACGCGGAGGGCCGCGCCGCGCTGCTCGCCCTGTACGGCGCGGGCCTCGGCCTCGGCCAGGACGTCGCCGACGAGGTCGTGGCCCGGACCGAGGGCACGACGGCCTCGTTCACCAAGGAGCTGGTCCGCCGGTCCGTCCTGATCGCGGCGGAACGCGAGTCCCCCCGCACCGAACCGTCCGACATCCGCGAGGCCCTCGACGAGCTCATGTCCGACCGCGACCGGCTGACCCGCCGGCTGCTGGGGGTGCGGAACGCGAGCGAGGACGAGGAGGACGAGGAGGAAGGCGACGAGGACTACGACGGCAGGGGGCATGGTGGGCCGCCCTCGGGGGAGTGGCTGCTGGGCCCGCGTCCCGGCCGTGCGCCCCGCTGA
- a CDS encoding DUF2127 domain-containing protein, which yields MKIDWDRRTCARKGHVTYAPDDSRLRVRLHAETALGDVWRCLRCGDFALGEPHGSGPASEAPLVPRGKVLRDLFILRFLAIERAVRGVFIVLVAAAVWKFSNSQDSVRSLFDEYLNVFRPVFKHFHYDLDHSPIVGSIQKTFGYKHSTLLLVAALLVAYALIELVEAVGLWYAKRWAEYLTVVATAAFLPLEIYELTEHISWLKIGTLVLNILAVLYIALAKRLFGLRGGRRAFDEERQSASLLEVEESAGMPAAQRA from the coding sequence ATGAAGATCGACTGGGACCGGCGCACATGTGCCCGAAAGGGGCATGTCACCTATGCCCCGGACGACTCCCGGCTGCGGGTACGGCTGCACGCCGAGACCGCTCTCGGGGACGTCTGGCGCTGTCTGCGCTGCGGCGACTTCGCGCTGGGCGAGCCGCACGGGTCGGGACCGGCGAGCGAGGCGCCCCTCGTGCCGCGCGGGAAGGTGCTGCGCGACCTGTTCATCCTGCGCTTCCTGGCGATCGAGCGGGCCGTGCGCGGCGTGTTCATCGTGCTGGTCGCGGCGGCGGTGTGGAAGTTCAGCAACAGCCAGGACTCGGTACGCAGCCTCTTCGACGAGTACCTGAACGTCTTCCGGCCCGTCTTCAAGCACTTCCACTACGACCTCGACCACTCACCGATCGTCGGCAGCATCCAGAAGACCTTCGGCTACAAGCACTCCACGCTGCTGCTGGTGGCCGCACTGCTCGTCGCCTACGCCCTGATCGAGCTCGTCGAGGCGGTGGGCCTGTGGTACGCCAAACGCTGGGCCGAGTACCTCACGGTGGTCGCCACCGCCGCCTTCCTCCCGCTGGAGATCTACGAACTCACCGAGCACATCAGCTGGCTGAAGATCGGCACCCTGGTCCTCAACATCCTCGCCGTGCTCTACATCGCCCTCGCCAAGCGGCTGTTCGGGCTCAGGGGCGGCCGCCGGGCCTTCGACGAGGAACGGCAGAGCGCGTCCCTGCTGGAGGTCGAGGAGTCGGCCGGCATGCCCGCCGCCCAGCGCGCCTAG
- a CDS encoding HelD family protein produces the protein MRGEQEFIDGLYARVDALRGDTEAGVTDALAQGNTPMQARLERDILVAERSGLLAALNAVDGSLCFGRIDLTSGTSHHIGRIGLRTDDEERTPILIDWRADVARPFYLATGHTPMGLRRRRHLTTSDRTVTALHDEILDLGDQERTGHEDPTGDAVLLAALNSARTGRMSDIVQTIQAEQDEIIRAPHRGVLVVEGGPGTGKTAVALHRAAYLLYEHRELLAKRAVLIVGPNPAFLGYIAEVLPSLGETGVLLATVGELFPGVKARATDTRAAAAVKGRADMAAALAEAVRDWQALPDPVIAIEHDREILMLDDGLVKMARERTRAADLPHNVAREHFEGHILNTLTDMVAERIGTDPFDGTNLLDPSDITQIRDELAENPEVWAAIDQLWPRLTPQRLVADFLADPVGYLPDEDAAAIRRPVTRAWTVADVPLLDEAAELLGVDDRVRRARVERERETQVAYAQGVLDVSYASRTYEFEDIDQEDSEVLSAHDIIDAERFAERQEEDDHRSAAERAAADRTWAFGHIIVDEAQELSPMAWRLLMRRSPTRSMTLVGDPAQTAEAAGVGSWAGILQPYVEDRWEHTRLGVNYRTPAEIMEVAAAVVRAEQPDFEPPSSVRSTGVRPWARATDDLAGAVAKAVEELTPAEGRLAVIAPRHLHRRLAARLDGVTVGAEPDLTRAVVLLDPRQSKGLEFDSVLVVEPGLYGTSDLYVALTRATQRLGVLHSRALPVALAAAFA, from the coding sequence ATTCGTGGTGAGCAGGAATTCATCGACGGGCTGTACGCGCGCGTGGACGCCCTGCGCGGGGACACCGAGGCCGGCGTCACGGACGCGCTGGCCCAGGGCAACACGCCCATGCAGGCCCGGCTGGAGCGGGACATCCTGGTCGCCGAGCGCTCGGGACTGCTCGCGGCACTGAACGCCGTGGACGGCTCGCTCTGCTTCGGCCGTATCGACCTCACCTCGGGCACGAGCCACCACATCGGCCGTATCGGGCTGCGCACCGACGACGAAGAGCGCACGCCGATCCTGATCGACTGGCGTGCCGACGTCGCCCGCCCCTTCTACCTGGCCACCGGGCACACCCCGATGGGGCTGCGCCGGCGTCGGCACCTCACCACCAGCGACCGTACGGTCACCGCCCTGCACGACGAGATCCTCGACCTGGGGGACCAGGAGAGGACCGGTCACGAGGACCCGACCGGCGACGCCGTGCTGCTGGCCGCGCTCAACTCCGCGCGCACCGGCCGCATGAGCGACATCGTGCAGACCATCCAGGCCGAGCAGGACGAGATCATCCGGGCACCGCACCGCGGGGTGCTCGTGGTCGAGGGCGGCCCCGGCACGGGCAAGACGGCCGTGGCACTGCACCGGGCCGCGTATCTGCTGTACGAGCACCGGGAACTGCTCGCCAAGCGGGCCGTTCTCATCGTCGGCCCCAACCCCGCGTTCCTCGGCTACATCGCGGAGGTGCTGCCCTCGCTCGGCGAGACGGGCGTGCTGCTCGCGACCGTCGGAGAGCTGTTCCCCGGCGTGAAGGCGAGGGCGACCGACACCCGTGCGGCGGCCGCGGTGAAGGGCCGTGCCGACATGGCGGCCGCGCTCGCCGAGGCCGTACGCGACTGGCAGGCGCTGCCCGACCCGGTGATCGCGATCGAGCACGACCGCGAGATCCTGATGCTCGACGACGGCCTGGTGAAGATGGCCCGCGAGCGCACCCGTGCCGCGGACCTGCCGCACAACGTGGCCCGCGAACACTTCGAGGGCCACATCCTCAACACGCTCACCGACATGGTCGCCGAACGCATCGGCACGGACCCCTTCGACGGTACGAACCTGCTGGACCCCAGCGACATCACGCAGATCCGCGACGAGCTCGCCGAGAACCCCGAGGTGTGGGCGGCCATCGACCAGCTCTGGCCGCGGCTGACCCCGCAGCGGCTGGTCGCGGACTTCCTCGCCGATCCCGTCGGCTATCTCCCCGACGAGGACGCGGCCGCCATCCGCCGCCCGGTGACACGGGCCTGGACGGTGGCGGACGTACCGCTGCTGGACGAGGCCGCCGAACTGCTCGGTGTGGACGACCGGGTGCGGCGGGCGCGGGTGGAGCGCGAGCGGGAGACGCAGGTCGCCTACGCGCAGGGCGTGCTCGACGTGTCGTACGCCTCGCGCACCTACGAGTTCGAGGACATCGACCAGGAGGACTCGGAGGTGCTGTCCGCGCACGACATCATCGACGCCGAGCGGTTCGCCGAGCGCCAGGAGGAGGACGACCACCGCAGCGCCGCCGAGCGGGCGGCGGCCGACCGGACCTGGGCGTTCGGGCACATCATCGTCGACGAGGCGCAGGAGCTGTCGCCGATGGCGTGGCGGCTGCTCATGCGGCGCAGCCCGACCCGCTCGATGACCCTGGTCGGCGATCCCGCGCAGACCGCGGAGGCGGCGGGTGTCGGCTCCTGGGCGGGGATCCTGCAGCCGTACGTCGAGGACCGCTGGGAGCACACGCGGCTCGGCGTCAACTACCGCACCCCAGCCGAGATCATGGAGGTCGCGGCGGCGGTGGTGCGGGCCGAGCAGCCGGACTTCGAGCCGCCGAGTTCGGTGCGGTCCACCGGCGTCCGGCCGTGGGCGCGTGCGACCGACGATCTGGCCGGTGCGGTGGCCAAGGCGGTGGAGGAGCTGACGCCTGCGGAGGGGCGGCTCGCGGTCATCGCGCCGCGGCATCTGCATCGGCGGCTGGCGGCGCGGCTGGACGGGGTGACGGTGGGGGCGGAGCCGGATCTGACCCGTGCGGTCGTTCTTCTTGATCCGCGTCAGTCGAAGGGGCTGGAGTTCGACTCGGTGCTGGTCGTGGAGCCGGGGCTGTACGGGACGAGTGATCTGTACGTGGCGCTGACCCGGGCCACGCAGCGGTTGGGGGTGTTGCACAGTCGGGCGTTGCCTGTGGCGCTGGCTGCTGCGTTTGCGTGA
- a CDS encoding MerR family transcriptional regulator, with product MRIGELAARAGTTTRTLRYYESRGLLPARRGDNGYRTYDESDLKLLLQVRTLQDFGFDLEETRPFVECLRAGHPEGDSCPASLAVYRRKLDELDALIEELQAVRAKIGVRLATAGGDSPLCELGGREL from the coding sequence ATGCGAATCGGCGAGCTGGCCGCACGGGCCGGTACCACGACGCGGACGCTGCGCTACTACGAGTCGCGCGGGCTGCTGCCCGCACGGCGGGGCGACAACGGCTACCGGACCTATGACGAGAGCGACCTGAAGCTGCTCCTGCAGGTCAGGACGCTCCAGGACTTCGGGTTCGACCTGGAGGAGACGCGGCCGTTCGTGGAGTGTCTGCGTGCCGGGCACCCGGAAGGCGACTCCTGCCCCGCGTCGCTGGCGGTCTACCGGCGCAAGCTGGACGAACTCGACGCACTGATCGAGGAGTTGCAGGCGGTGCGGGCGAAGATCGGCGTGCGGCTGGCCACGGCCGGAGGAGATTCACCGTTGTGCGAACTGGGAGGACGGGAACTGTGA
- a CDS encoding PPOX class F420-dependent oxidoreductase, translating into MIFVYEVNGKVEGHIRERLLAPNFWHLATVGADGAPQVSPMWADLEGEYVMVNTAMGRVKEQNLRLNPNVSLSHHDPGNPYDRVEIRGRVVRFVEGEEAERSMDRLTKKYIGEDRYPWLLPGERRVMLLIEPVRVRRVVGVEPFRPGVLNP; encoded by the coding sequence GTGATCTTCGTGTACGAGGTGAATGGCAAGGTAGAGGGGCATATTCGCGAGCGTCTGCTGGCGCCGAACTTCTGGCACCTCGCGACGGTCGGCGCCGACGGTGCGCCGCAGGTCTCGCCCATGTGGGCGGACCTCGAAGGTGAGTACGTCATGGTCAACACGGCGATGGGACGGGTGAAGGAGCAGAACCTGCGGCTCAATCCCAACGTTTCGCTGTCCCACCACGACCCCGGCAACCCCTACGACCGAGTGGAGATCCGGGGCCGGGTCGTGCGGTTCGTGGAGGGGGAGGAGGCGGAGCGGTCGATGGACCGGCTGACGAAGAAGTACATCGGCGAGGACCGGTATCCGTGGCTGCTGCCCGGGGAGCGGCGGGTGATGCTCCTGATCGAGCCGGTGCGGGTGCGCAGGGTGGTGGGCGTGGAGCCGTTCCGCCCGGGAGTGCTCAACCCTTGA
- a CDS encoding cation:dicarboxylate symporter family transporter: MTSSRRAAVASTPATAPAAPAKRDRTHYLYIAVIIAVVLGIGVGFAAPDFAKELKPIGAGFVNLIKMMISPIIFCTIVLGVGSVRKAAKVGKVGGLALGYFIAMSFVALAIGLVVGNIIHPGSGMHLTEAVKGVGHEQAKAAAEGPVDFLLGIIPTTFVSAFTEGVVLQTLLVALLVGFALQAMGRSGEPILRGVEHIQKLVFRILGMIMWAAPVGAFGAMAAVVGETGVDALKALGTIMAGFYITCLLFVVIVLGTLTKLVAKVNLFQLLRYLGREFLLIISTSSSESALPRLIAKMEHLGVGRPVVGITVPTGYSFNLDGTMIYLTMASLFIADAMDQPMSIGQQIGLLLFMMVASKGAAGVSGSGIAVLASGLQSHKPALVDGVGLIIGIDRFMSEARAVTNFAGNAVATLLIGTWTGEVDKERVDRVLAGELPFDEKTLLDDAEPDVPVEVPEQGGEKELAKA, translated from the coding sequence ATGACGTCGTCAAGGAGGGCAGCCGTGGCCAGCACCCCCGCTACCGCACCTGCCGCACCCGCCAAGCGGGACCGCACCCACTACCTCTACATCGCGGTGATCATCGCGGTGGTTCTCGGCATCGGCGTCGGGTTCGCCGCGCCAGATTTCGCCAAAGAGCTCAAGCCGATCGGCGCGGGCTTCGTGAACCTGATCAAGATGATGATCTCGCCGATCATCTTCTGCACGATCGTGCTCGGCGTCGGTTCCGTGCGCAAGGCCGCCAAGGTCGGCAAGGTCGGCGGGCTCGCCCTCGGCTACTTCATCGCCATGTCCTTCGTGGCGCTGGCCATCGGCCTGGTCGTCGGCAACATCATCCACCCGGGCAGCGGGATGCACCTGACCGAGGCCGTGAAGGGCGTCGGGCACGAGCAGGCGAAGGCCGCCGCCGAGGGGCCCGTCGACTTCCTGCTCGGGATCATTCCGACCACGTTCGTCTCGGCCTTCACCGAGGGCGTCGTCCTCCAGACCCTCCTCGTGGCGCTGCTCGTCGGGTTCGCCCTGCAGGCCATGGGGCGCTCCGGTGAGCCGATCCTGCGCGGGGTCGAGCACATCCAGAAGCTGGTCTTCCGCATCCTCGGCATGATCATGTGGGCCGCGCCCGTCGGTGCCTTCGGTGCGATGGCCGCCGTGGTCGGCGAGACCGGAGTGGACGCGCTCAAGGCGCTGGGCACGATCATGGCCGGTTTCTACATCACCTGTCTGCTGTTCGTCGTCATCGTGCTCGGCACGCTGACGAAGCTCGTGGCGAAGGTGAACCTCTTCCAGCTGCTGAGGTACCTCGGCCGGGAGTTCCTGCTGATCATCTCCACCTCGTCGTCCGAGTCCGCGCTGCCGCGGCTCATCGCGAAGATGGAGCACCTGGGTGTCGGCCGTCCGGTCGTCGGTATCACCGTGCCGACCGGCTACTCCTTCAACCTCGACGGCACGATGATCTACCTGACCATGGCCTCGCTGTTCATCGCGGACGCCATGGACCAGCCGATGAGCATCGGCCAGCAGATCGGTCTGCTGCTGTTCATGATGGTCGCCTCGAAGGGCGCGGCCGGTGTCTCCGGTTCCGGTATCGCGGTCCTCGCCAGCGGTCTGCAGTCGCACAAGCCCGCCCTCGTCGACGGCGTCGGCCTGATCATCGGCATCGACCGCTTCATGAGCGAGGCCCGCGCCGTCACCAACTTCGCCGGCAACGCCGTCGCGACCCTGCTCATCGGTACCTGGACCGGCGAGGTCGACAAGGAGCGCGTGGACCGCGTCCTGGCCGGCGAGCTGCCCTTCGACGAGAAGACGCTGCTGGACGACGCCGAGCCGGACGTCCCGGTGGAGGTGCCCGAGCAGGGCGGCGAGAAGGAACTCGCCAAGGCCTGA